A portion of the candidate division KSB1 bacterium genome contains these proteins:
- a CDS encoding amidohydrolase, translating to MKRMFTVVFIILSLIIVFISGCSQTKEPDLIVHNATIWTVDEKNPRAEAVAIQDGKFIAVGSDEEVLPLQGANTQLIDLNGEFVVPGFNDNHVHFASAARFLEFNIMAVFNQDEFVNRVKQVVENLPNGDWILGGYWGAYDQWAVASVGSESRESFAPDMSLVKEITKDNPMFIRKFDNSEFAVNAGAMAAAGLDPVNPKNPEVEFLRNLQGNFTGIIRGRAASSLFADFIPRNFSHERRLQQTRRALAEIRKFGVTNVSDMSDDEQLEIYRELRKGGELTCRIHFRYFLDRWSELQEQGIKIGSGDEWIRFGSLKGHIDGIMGTSSARFFEPYSNSPSNRGRWRQLMVDDDGNFVEGKFVKYMLDADKAGLQLTVHAIGDQANDLLMDYLEELNAQNGEKDRRFRLVHAQVIAPKSFPRLGELGIVAEMQPFHLSDDMRWMEERIGHERCKGAYAFKSIQESGAVLSFGTDWPGTSAAEYPINPMLGIYAAVTRKTVKGTPPEGWFPDERISMEDAIRAYTLNTAYANFEEDIKGSITVGKLADLAVLSQNLLEIEPDKILDTEVLYTIVGGKIVYQKE from the coding sequence ATGAAACGGATGTTTACGGTAGTGTTCATTATTTTAAGTTTAATCATAGTTTTCATCTCAGGTTGTTCCCAAACCAAGGAGCCAGATCTGATTGTGCACAATGCCACTATCTGGACGGTTGATGAAAAGAACCCTCGCGCTGAAGCGGTTGCCATTCAGGATGGCAAATTTATCGCGGTGGGTTCGGATGAAGAAGTCCTGCCATTGCAGGGCGCAAACACCCAATTAATCGATTTGAATGGCGAATTTGTCGTTCCCGGGTTTAACGACAATCATGTGCACTTTGCCTCGGCAGCCCGTTTTCTCGAATTCAATATTATGGCGGTTTTCAATCAGGATGAGTTCGTCAACCGCGTTAAACAGGTTGTTGAAAACCTGCCGAATGGAGACTGGATCCTCGGAGGTTACTGGGGCGCTTACGATCAGTGGGCGGTTGCCAGTGTCGGCAGTGAGAGTCGGGAGTCTTTTGCCCCGGATATGTCACTGGTAAAGGAGATAACTAAAGATAACCCCATGTTCATTCGCAAATTCGATAACAGCGAATTTGCTGTTAACGCAGGTGCAATGGCAGCAGCCGGACTCGATCCTGTTAATCCCAAAAATCCGGAAGTTGAGTTTCTCCGGAATCTGCAGGGAAACTTTACGGGAATCATTCGTGGTCGGGCAGCCAGTAGCCTCTTTGCAGATTTCATACCCAGGAATTTTTCTCATGAGCGCCGTCTGCAGCAAACCCGGCGGGCGCTTGCGGAAATCCGTAAATTTGGCGTCACCAATGTCAGTGATATGTCGGATGATGAGCAGTTGGAAATTTACCGCGAATTGCGCAAAGGCGGAGAGCTGACCTGCCGTATCCATTTTCGCTATTTTCTAGATCGCTGGAGTGAGCTGCAAGAGCAGGGAATTAAAATAGGCAGTGGCGACGAATGGATCCGTTTTGGATCATTGAAAGGGCACATCGATGGCATTATGGGAACCAGCTCCGCTCGCTTCTTCGAGCCTTATTCAAACAGCCCCAGCAATCGCGGTCGCTGGCGCCAGCTTATGGTGGATGATGACGGCAATTTTGTCGAAGGCAAATTCGTCAAATATATGCTGGATGCCGACAAAGCAGGTTTGCAGTTGACCGTACATGCCATCGGTGACCAGGCCAATGATTTATTGATGGATTATTTGGAAGAATTGAATGCACAAAACGGTGAAAAGGACCGACGGTTTCGCCTGGTTCACGCCCAGGTAATAGCGCCCAAAAGCTTTCCGCGCCTGGGTGAATTGGGCATCGTCGCCGAAATGCAGCCCTTTCATTTAAGCGACGATATGCGCTGGATGGAAGAGCGTATCGGCCACGAGCGCTGTAAAGGCGCGTATGCGTTCAAGAGTATTCAGGAAAGCGGCGCTGTTCTATCCTTTGGCACCGACTGGCCCGGCACCTCAGCAGCGGAATATCCCATCAACCCTATGTTGGGCATTTATGCTGCGGTGACGCGGAAGACGGTCAAAGGCACACCGCCGGAAGGTTGGTTTCCGGATGAACGGATCAGCATGGAAGATGCAATCAGAGCTTATACCTTAAATACAGCCTATGCCAATTTTGAAGAGGATATTAAAGGCTCTATAACGGTCGGTAAGTTGGCTGATTTGGCCGTGTTATCGCAAAACCTGTTGGAGATCGAGCCCGATAAAATTCTCGATACTGAAGTGTTATATACGATTGTAGGTGGGAAGATAGTTTACCAAAAAGAATAA